The Candoia aspera isolate rCanAsp1 chromosome 6, rCanAsp1.hap2, whole genome shotgun sequence genome has a segment encoding these proteins:
- the NEU4 gene encoding sialidase-4, with protein MGSHHFPARTVLFERETSGVTYRVPALLYIPSVAKVLAFAEQRLSVDDAHANLLVLRRGTFYENFVQWEDMQAIETATLTHHRSMNPCPIYDEFTGMVFLFFIAVLGRTSEAFQIVTGQNAARLCYVSSSDQGVSWSHVTDLTEEVIGTSIQEWATFALGPGHGIQLKSGRLLLPAYTYYIDCKKCFGKLCKTTPHAFAFYSDDHGHSWYFGEFIPNLQTVECQMVSVDEEDGSHVLFCNARSPLGFRVQALSPDDGAAFLSGQLVPRLVEPPHGCHGSIIGFPAPLYCVYCGLQGSQRKACPVKGPSFLLQSGMHERPQFCPAQLTTSLCNQYLCHQQLERFISTGTSSAHLNSILSPTSWSMACTDQDHNNAGTVSKSDTYLEIPTWVLYSHPTSSRSRDNLGVYLSTFPRDVDSWSKPWIIYEGPSAYSDLAYIDLPYSEFPAAGIPAIVFACLYENGVQSPYEQISFSMFTLHEVLQNIPLATSSLNQKQSSEGRKRKGTKCVIS; from the exons ATGGGGTCTCACCATTTCCCTGCCCGGACTGTCCTGTTTGAAAGGGAAACAAGTGGAGTGACATACCGAGTGCCAGCACTACTCTACATCCCATCTGTAGCCAAGGTCTTGGCTTTTGCAGAACAGCGGCTAAGTGTGGATGATGCTCATGCCAATTTACTGGTGCTAAGAAGGGGCACTTTCTACGAGAACTTTGTGCAG TGGGAAGATATGCAAGCCATTGAAACTGCAACACTGACACACCATCGATCTATGAACCCTTGCCCCATCTATGACGAATTCACTGGCATGGTTTTCCTATTTTTCATTGCTGTGTTGGGCAGGACCTCTGAAGCCTTTCAGATTGTCACAGGTCAAAATGCTGCTCGTCTCTGCTACGTGTCTAGTTCTGACCAGGGGGTCAGCTGGAGTCATGTGACTGATCTCACTGAGGAAGTCATTGGCACATCCATCCAAG aatGGGCTACTTTTGCACTTGGCCCTGGGCATGGCATTCAGCTCAAGTCAGGCCGTCTGCTGTTGCCTGCCTATACTTACTATATTGActgcaaaaaatgctttgggAAACTCTGCAAAACAACCCCACATGCATTTGCCTTCTACAGTGATGACCATGGACACAGCTGGTACTTTGGTGAGTTCATCCCCAATCTGCAGACCGTTGAGTGCCAGATGGTGTCGGTGGATGAGGAAGATGGAAGCCATGTGCTGTTCTGCAATGCTAGGAGTCCCCTGGGCTTCCGTGTTCAAGCACTCAGCCCAGATGATGGGGCAGCATTCCTTTCAGGGCAGCTGGTGCCACGACTTGTGGAGCCTCCTCATGGTTGCCACGGAAGTATCATTGGATTCCCAGCTCCACTTTACTGTGTGTACTGTGGCCTCCAAGGGTCCCAGAGAAAAGCATGTCCTGTTAAAGGGCCGAGCTTCCTATTGCAGTCTGGAATGCATGAGAGGCCACAGTTTTGTCCAGCACAACTTACTACATCTCTCTGCAACCAATATTTATGCCACCAACAGCTGgaaaggtttatatcaactggaACTTCTAGTGCCCACCTCAACAGTATCCTTAGCCCCACCTCCTGGAGTATGGCATGTACTGATCAAGATCACAACAATGCTGGAACTGTTTCCAAATCAGATACATACTTGGAAATCCCTACATGGGTGCTATATTCCCACCCAACAAGCTCCAGGTCCCGAGATAACCTGGGAGTTTATCTCAGCACATTTCCTAGAGATGTTGACAGCTGGTCCAAGCCCTGGATTATTTATGAAGGGCCCAGTGCTTACTCAGACCTGGCCTACATTGACCTGCCTTACTCAGAGTTCCCAGCAGCTGGGATCCCAGCCATAGTATTTGCCTGTCTATATGAGAATGGGGTGCAGTCCCCATATGAGCAAATATCTTTCAGCATGTTTACATTGCATGAAGTTCTTCAGAATATTCCTCTAGCTACTTCTTCCCTGAATCAGAAGCAGTCCTCAGAGGGTAGAAAGAGAAAGGGGACAAAGTGTGTCATCTCTTAA